The Pseudomonas fragi DNA window TAAAGTATTGGGTTCCTACCCGAAAGCGGTTCTCTGAGGCGATAAAACATGAGCGGTGATTTCCTCGCCCTGGCGCAGCCGGGCGTGCAACAACTTTCGCCTTATGTCCCGGGCAAGCCTGTGGACGAACTGGCGCGTGAGCTGGATCTGGATCCGGCGACCATCGTCAAGCTGGCCAGCAATGAAAACCCTTTGGGTGCCAGCCCCAAGGCGCTGGAAGCCATTCGTGCCGAGCTGGCCGAATTGACGCGTTACCCGGATGGCAATGGTTTTGCCTTGAAAAGCCTGTTGGCCGGGCAGTGCGGTGTTGAGCTAGACCAGGTCACCCTGGGTAATGGCTCCAACGACATCCTGGAGCTGGTGGCGCGTGCCTACCTGGCGCCTGGCCTGAATGCAGTGTTCAGTGAGCATGCATTTGCCGTGTATCCGATCGTGACCCAGGCGGCAGGTGCCCAGGCCCGCGTCGTGCCGGCCAGGGATTGGGGGCATGACCTGCCTGCCATGCTTGCTGCCATAGATGCTGATACCCGGGTGGTCTTTATTGCCAACCCGAACAACCCGACCGGCACCTGGTTTGGCGTCGATGCACTGAACGAATTTTTGCAGGACGTGCCCGAGCATGTGCTCGTGGTGCTGGACGAAGCCTATATCGAGTACGCAGAGGGCGGTGATCTGCCTGATGGCCTGGAGTTCCTGTCGGCTTATCCAAACCTGCTGGTTTCCCGTACCTTCTCCAAGGCCTATGGCCTGGCTGCGTTGCGCGTGGGTTATGGGCTGTCGACGGCGGTGGTGGCCGATGTGCTCAACCGGGTCCGCCAGCCATTCAACGTCAACAGCCTGGCGCTGGCAGCGGCTTGTGCGGCCCTGCAGGATACCGATTACCTGGCGCAAAGCCGTCGCCTGAACGAAGCCGGCATGCAGCAGCTGCAGGATGGTTTTCGTCAGTTGGGCCTGGGCTGGATTCCGTCCCGGGGCAACTTTATCGCGGTGGATCTCGGTCAGGTGGCGGCTCCCGTCTATCAGGGGCTGCTGCGCGAAGGTGTGATCGTGCGCCCGGTGGCCAACTACGGCATGCCCAACCATTTGCGTATCACAATTGGTTTGCCGGCGGAAAACACCCGTCTGCTTGAGGCGCTGTCCAAGGTTCTTGCCCGTGGTTGATGTAATGTCTGTGCAATCTGTAAAGCCTGTAATAGGGCGTCTGGTCGTGGTCGGGCTGGGCCTGATTGGTGGCTCCTTCGCCAAAGGTCTGCGTGAAAGCGGTTTGTGTGCCGAGGTGGTCGGGGTCGATCTCGACCCTCAGTCCTGTGCCCTGGCTGTGGAGCTGGGGGTTGTCGACCGCTGTGAAGCGGACCTGGCGACCGCCTGTGTGGGGGCTGATGTGATCCAGTTGGCCGTGCCGATCCTGGCCATGGAAAAAATGCTCGGCCTTCTGGCGGGCATGGACCTTGGCCGGGCGGTGCTGACGGATGTAGGCAGTGCCAAGGGTAATGTCGTGCGCGCTGCGGCACAGGCTTTTGGTGGCATGCCGCCGCGTTTCGTGCCCGGCCATCCGATTGCCGGGTCCGAGCAAAGTGGCGTCGAAGCCTCGAATGCCAGCCTGTTCCAGCGCCACAAGGTGATCTTGACCCCTGTGGCCCAGACCGATGCCGATGCGTTGGCCCTGGTCGATACGATGTGGCGCGCCCTGGGTGCGGACGTCGAACATATGCAGGTCGAGCGACATGACGAGGTGCTGGCGGCAACCAGCCATTTGCCTCATTTGCTGGCCTTCGGGCTGGTGGATTCTCTTGCCAAGCGCAACGAGAATCTGGATATCTTCCGTTACGCAGCGGGTGGCTTCCGTGATTTCACAAGAATCGCCGGCAGCGACCCGGTAATGTGGCATGACATTTTTCTCGCGAACCGCGAGGCAGTGCTGCGCACATTGGATACATTTCGCAGTGATCTCGACGCCTTGCGCGACGCGGTCGATGCAGGGGATGGGCATCAATTGCTGGGCGTCTTTACGCGCGCCCGGGTTGCCCGCGAGCATTTCAGTAAAATCCTGGCCCGCCGGGCATATGTGGACGCTATGAATTCCAACGATCTGATTTTTTTGGCAAATCCTGGTGGTCAAGTAACTGGCCGGATCCGCGTACCAGGCGACAAATCCATTTCCCACCGCTCGATCATGCTCGGCTCATTGGCTGAAGGCACGACCGAGGTGGAAGGTTTCCTTGAGGGTGAAGATGCCCTGGCCACGCTGCAGGCGTTCCGTGACATGGGCGTGGTGATTGAAGGCCCGCATCATGGTCGCGTGACCATTCATGGTGTCGGCCTGCACGGCTTGAAAGCGCCGCCGGGCCCGATCTACCTGGGTAACTCGGGCACCTCCATGCGCCTGTTGTCCGGCCTGCTGGCCGCGCAGAATTTCGATACCACCCTGACCGGCGATGCATCCCTGACCAAGCGTCCGATGAATCGTGTGGCCAACCCGTTGCGCGAAATGGGTGCCGTGATTGAAACCGCTGCCGAAGGTCGTCCACCGATGACCATTCGCGGCGGTCATGCGCTCAAGGGCATGGACTACACCTTGCCGATGGCCAGTGCCCAGGTTAAATCCTGCCTGTTGCTGGCAGGGCTGTATGC harbors:
- the hisC gene encoding histidinol-phosphate transaminase, which encodes MSGDFLALAQPGVQQLSPYVPGKPVDELARELDLDPATIVKLASNENPLGASPKALEAIRAELAELTRYPDGNGFALKSLLAGQCGVELDQVTLGNGSNDILELVARAYLAPGLNAVFSEHAFAVYPIVTQAAGAQARVVPARDWGHDLPAMLAAIDADTRVVFIANPNNPTGTWFGVDALNEFLQDVPEHVLVVLDEAYIEYAEGGDLPDGLEFLSAYPNLLVSRTFSKAYGLAALRVGYGLSTAVVADVLNRVRQPFNVNSLALAAACAALQDTDYLAQSRRLNEAGMQQLQDGFRQLGLGWIPSRGNFIAVDLGQVAAPVYQGLLREGVIVRPVANYGMPNHLRITIGLPAENTRLLEALSKVLARG
- a CDS encoding bifunctional prephenate dehydrogenase/3-phosphoshikimate 1-carboxyvinyltransferase; the protein is MSVQSVKPVIGRLVVVGLGLIGGSFAKGLRESGLCAEVVGVDLDPQSCALAVELGVVDRCEADLATACVGADVIQLAVPILAMEKMLGLLAGMDLGRAVLTDVGSAKGNVVRAAAQAFGGMPPRFVPGHPIAGSEQSGVEASNASLFQRHKVILTPVAQTDADALALVDTMWRALGADVEHMQVERHDEVLAATSHLPHLLAFGLVDSLAKRNENLDIFRYAAGGFRDFTRIAGSDPVMWHDIFLANREAVLRTLDTFRSDLDALRDAVDAGDGHQLLGVFTRARVAREHFSKILARRAYVDAMNSNDLIFLANPGGQVTGRIRVPGDKSISHRSIMLGSLAEGTTEVEGFLEGEDALATLQAFRDMGVVIEGPHHGRVTIHGVGLHGLKAPPGPIYLGNSGTSMRLLSGLLAAQNFDTTLTGDASLTKRPMNRVANPLREMGAVIETAAEGRPPMTIRGGHALKGMDYTLPMASAQVKSCLLLAGLYAEGKTSVTEPAPTRDHTERMLQGFGYPVTVNGPTASVESGHKLTATHIEVPGDISSSAFFLVAASIAEGSDLLLEHVGINPTRTGVIDILRLMGADITLENQREVGGEPVADLRVRAAKLKGIEIPEELVPLAIDEFPVLFVAAAVAEGRTILRGAEELRVKESDRIQVMADGLLSLGVKCEPTPDGIIIEGGSIGGGEVHGHGDHRIAMAFSVASLRATAPIRIHDCANVATSFPNFLALCKQVGMRVAQEANS